Proteins encoded together in one Micromonospora kangleipakensis window:
- a CDS encoding transglutaminase TgpA family protein yields MTATRNLGFVAAAATLLAAAPLSAIFERWTWLIQAAIVVAVVAGAAALSRLVRAPLWGQVLAMLAGLLLGLTWIFPGGTEVLAFLPTPGTFGHFGELLGASVQDMRSYGVQVPDVDSLLFLAVLGIGGVAIVVDVLTVGLRRPALAGLPMLAIYSVPVAVYVDSVPATPFVVGACGYLWLLVTDNVDRVRRFGRRFTGEGRDVDVWEASPLAAAGRRLAVVGVALAVALPLAVPGMTGGLMNAVGSGTGNGTGRPGQGGSPGRIDLFAALSGQLNQSEVTDLVKVTTTEASPFYLRFGVADELRPDGFRVRVPTGQPANRRLPDPTERTGRGVERQRYRATVEVTKNLTMPLLPVYAEPVKTDDLSGSWLYDPSLQILFSNRENSRSKRYSFDYVRSTYSPSALRAAPSLSADDPVLRQQTVAPVVREVDKLVDQLVKGRQNDYDKVRAIYDYFSVENGFTYSLATKGGTSGDDITDFLATKVGFCQQYAAALAWLVRRAGIPARVAFGFANGSNSGGGGYVLTNRNLHAWTEVFFGGIGWVPFDATPAASIQGSIRSPWAPDTDAPEETNPTTGSTAAPGAADPSAGPNGPDRTDKEIDEGLAVNGGGPTRQAPVWPWWTAGALALLALLAAPALLRRALRRRRRVRAHGATATVLDAGAGSPGGAREVMVGADADRARADAHAAWDELLDTLVDFRVPVDRTETPRATADRLVRDTLTGDASAATAARLLGRAEERARYARDPLTGEALHPALRSVRGALAARADRRTRLLAAVLPPSVLLRWQRAISDASTRLVAAAGQVRHFVVRWSPRRLLAGRLAR; encoded by the coding sequence GTGACCGCGACCCGGAACCTCGGCTTCGTCGCCGCCGCGGCGACCCTGCTGGCCGCGGCGCCGCTGTCGGCCATCTTCGAGCGCTGGACGTGGCTGATCCAGGCGGCCATCGTGGTGGCGGTGGTGGCCGGGGCGGCCGCGCTGAGCCGGCTGGTCCGGGCCCCGCTCTGGGGCCAGGTGCTGGCCATGCTCGCCGGCCTGCTGCTCGGCCTGACCTGGATCTTCCCGGGCGGCACCGAGGTGCTCGCGTTCCTGCCCACCCCGGGCACCTTCGGCCACTTCGGCGAGCTGCTCGGCGCGTCGGTGCAGGACATGCGGTCATACGGCGTGCAGGTGCCCGACGTCGACTCGCTGCTGTTCCTCGCGGTGCTCGGCATCGGCGGGGTCGCGATCGTGGTCGACGTGCTGACCGTGGGGCTGCGCCGGCCGGCGCTGGCCGGCCTGCCGATGCTGGCGATCTACTCGGTGCCGGTGGCGGTCTACGTGGACAGCGTCCCCGCGACCCCGTTCGTGGTGGGCGCCTGCGGGTACCTCTGGCTCCTGGTCACCGACAACGTCGACCGGGTGCGCCGGTTCGGCCGCCGGTTCACCGGCGAGGGCCGGGACGTCGACGTGTGGGAGGCGTCGCCGCTGGCCGCCGCCGGTCGCCGGCTCGCCGTGGTCGGCGTCGCGCTGGCCGTGGCGCTGCCGCTGGCCGTGCCGGGGATGACCGGTGGCCTGATGAACGCGGTCGGCTCCGGGACGGGCAACGGCACCGGGCGGCCGGGGCAGGGCGGCAGCCCGGGCCGGATCGACCTCTTCGCCGCGCTGAGCGGCCAGCTCAACCAGTCCGAGGTGACCGACCTGGTCAAGGTCACCACCACCGAGGCGTCCCCGTTCTACCTGCGCTTCGGGGTGGCCGACGAGCTGCGCCCGGACGGCTTCCGGGTGCGGGTCCCGACCGGCCAGCCGGCCAACCGGCGCCTGCCCGACCCGACCGAGCGGACCGGCCGGGGCGTCGAGCGGCAGCGCTACCGGGCGACCGTCGAGGTGACCAAGAACCTCACCATGCCCCTGCTGCCGGTGTACGCGGAGCCGGTGAAGACCGACGACCTCAGCGGCAGCTGGCTCTACGACCCGAGCCTGCAGATCCTCTTCTCCAACCGGGAGAACTCCCGGAGCAAGCGCTACTCATTCGACTACGTCCGCTCGACGTACAGCCCCTCGGCGCTGCGCGCGGCGCCGTCGCTCTCCGCCGACGACCCGGTGCTGCGCCAGCAGACCGTGGCCCCGGTGGTACGGGAGGTCGACAAGCTGGTCGACCAGCTCGTCAAGGGCAGGCAGAACGACTACGACAAGGTGCGGGCCATCTACGACTACTTCTCGGTCGAGAACGGCTTCACCTACTCGCTCGCCACCAAGGGCGGCACGAGCGGCGACGACATCACCGACTTCCTCGCCACCAAGGTCGGCTTCTGCCAGCAGTACGCCGCCGCGCTGGCGTGGCTGGTCCGCCGGGCCGGCATCCCGGCCCGGGTGGCGTTCGGCTTCGCCAACGGCAGCAACTCCGGCGGCGGCGGGTACGTGCTGACCAACCGAAACCTGCACGCCTGGACGGAGGTCTTCTTCGGCGGCATCGGTTGGGTGCCGTTCGACGCCACCCCGGCGGCGAGCATCCAGGGCTCGATCCGGTCGCCCTGGGCCCCGGACACCGACGCTCCGGAGGAGACCAACCCGACGACGGGCAGCACGGCCGCCCCGGGCGCGGCCGACCCCTCGGCCGGTCCGAACGGGCCGGACCGCACCGACAAGGAGATTGACGAGGGCCTCGCCGTGAACGGTGGCGGCCCGACCCGGCAGGCCCCGGTCTGGCCGTGGTGGACGGCCGGCGCGCTCGCCCTGCTGGCGCTGCTCGCCGCGCCGGCGCTGCTGCGCAGGGCGCTGCGCCGACGCCGGCGCGTCCGGGCGCACGGGGCGACGGCCACCGTGCTGGACGCCGGCGCCGGCAGCCCGGGTGGGGCGCGCGAAGTGATGGTCGGTGCGGACGCCGACCGGGCCCGCGCGGACGCCCACGCCGCCTGGGACGAGCTGCTGGACACACTGGTGGACTTCCGGGTGCCGGTCGACCGGACGGAGACGCCCCGGGCGACCGCCGACCGGCTGGTCCGGGACACGCTCACCGGGGACGCCTCGGCGGCCACCGCGGCCCGGCTGCTCGGCCGCGCCGAGGAGCGGGCCCGGTACGCGCGCGATCCGCTCACCGGCGAGGCGCTGCACCCGGCGCTGCGCAGCGTACGCGGGGCGCTCGCCGCGCGGGCGGACCGACGTACCCGCCTGCTGGCGGCCGTGCTGCCGCCGTCGGTGCTGCTGCGCTGGCAGCGGGCCATCTCGGACGCCTCCACCCGGCTGGTCGCCGCGGCCGGTCAGGTGCGGCATTTCGTGGTGCGATGGAGTCCGCGTCGCCTGCTGGCCGGCCGCCTGGCCCGCTGA
- a CDS encoding AAA family ATPase, with protein sequence MTQQTWDEVGGLLPHDEFRAASEAIVANIEQVIEGKTATVRLALAVLLAEGHLLIEDVPGVGKTKLAKALARSIDCSVRRIQFTPDLLPSDVTGVSVYNQENHDFEFRPGAVFANLVVGDEINRASPKTQSALLECMEERQVTVDGVTYQLQTPFMVIATQNPIEMEGTYPLPEAQRDRFTARIAMGYPDVGAELAMLDGHGATDPLNELRPVSDAATVRQLIATVRQVHVADAVKQYAIDLVTATREAPDLRLGASPRATLQLLRTARAVAALEGRDYVLPDDLQALAVPVLAHRIIPTADAQLARRTTDAIVAELVHRLPLPHDRKRSPYDTRPATGNGRGPYEPRRP encoded by the coding sequence GTGACACAACAGACCTGGGACGAGGTGGGCGGTCTGCTGCCGCACGACGAGTTCCGCGCCGCCAGCGAGGCCATCGTGGCCAACATCGAGCAGGTGATCGAGGGCAAGACCGCCACGGTCCGGCTCGCCCTGGCCGTGCTGCTCGCCGAGGGCCACCTGCTCATCGAGGACGTCCCCGGCGTCGGCAAGACCAAGCTGGCCAAGGCGCTCGCCCGCTCGATCGACTGCTCGGTGCGCCGGATCCAGTTCACCCCCGACCTGCTGCCCAGCGACGTCACCGGGGTCAGCGTCTACAACCAGGAGAACCACGACTTCGAGTTCCGCCCCGGCGCGGTCTTCGCCAACCTGGTGGTCGGCGACGAGATCAACCGGGCCTCGCCGAAGACCCAGTCCGCCCTGCTGGAGTGCATGGAGGAGCGGCAGGTCACGGTCGACGGGGTCACCTACCAGCTGCAGACCCCGTTCATGGTGATCGCGACGCAGAACCCGATCGAGATGGAGGGGACGTACCCGCTGCCGGAGGCGCAGCGCGACCGGTTCACCGCCCGGATCGCGATGGGCTACCCGGACGTCGGCGCCGAGCTGGCCATGCTGGACGGTCACGGTGCCACCGACCCGCTGAACGAGCTGCGCCCGGTCTCCGACGCGGCCACCGTGCGCCAGCTCATCGCCACCGTCCGGCAGGTGCACGTCGCCGACGCCGTCAAGCAGTACGCGATCGACCTGGTCACCGCCACCCGCGAGGCCCCGGACCTGCGCCTCGGCGCCTCCCCCCGGGCCACCCTCCAGCTGCTGCGCACCGCCCGCGCGGTGGCCGCCCTGGAGGGGCGCGACTACGTCCTCCCCGACGACCTGCAGGCGCTCGCCGTGCCGGTGCTGGCGCACCGCATCATCCCGACCGCCGACGCGCAGCTGGCCCGCCGCACCACCGACGCGATCGTCGCGGAGCTGGTGCACCGGCTGCCGTTGCCGCACGACCGCAAGCGCTCGCCGTACGACACCCGGCCCGCCACCGGCAACGGCCGCGGTCCGTACGAGCCGCGGAGGCCGTGA
- a CDS encoding DUF58 domain-containing protein, producing MRDGLRGLTTRGRSFLAAAVAAAVSAGILGEKDLLRVAVLLAVLPLLAAAYVGRSRYKLACNRSLEPHRVPVGASSRVVLRLQNLSRLPTGTLLLEDRLPYALGSRPRVVLERLGAHQASSVAYTVRADVRGRYEVGPLVVRLTDPFGLCELTRAFPSTDHLTVIPQVTPLPSVRLPGEYAGSGDSRARSVAVHGEDDAATREYRMGDDLRRVHWKSTARTGELMVRREEQPWESRATVVLDTRAFGHRGDGPTASFEWAVSAAASIAVHLRQAGYKLRLVTGSDADVDATEGAGEGLLLDHLAEVRLDKRGEIATLVHRVRQRADGGLIIGLFGSLSTAEAELLGGLRGNGATCVGFVLDSSTWLNLPPKARAEAEHAHGAAALALLQSGWRVIGVDHGGRLPVLWPQAARGSQGFALRAALAETVAGGVR from the coding sequence GTGCGCGACGGCCTGCGCGGACTGACCACCCGGGGCCGCTCGTTCCTGGCGGCCGCGGTGGCCGCCGCGGTCTCCGCCGGCATCCTCGGCGAGAAGGACCTGCTGCGGGTGGCCGTCCTGCTCGCCGTTCTGCCGCTGCTCGCGGCGGCGTACGTCGGGCGCAGCCGCTACAAGCTCGCCTGCAACCGGTCGCTGGAGCCGCACCGGGTGCCGGTCGGGGCCAGCTCCCGGGTGGTGCTGCGGCTGCAGAACCTGTCCCGGCTGCCCACCGGCACCCTGCTGCTGGAGGACCGGCTGCCGTACGCCCTGGGCAGTCGACCCCGGGTGGTGCTGGAGCGGCTCGGCGCGCACCAGGCCAGCTCGGTGGCGTACACGGTCCGCGCCGACGTGCGTGGCCGGTACGAGGTGGGCCCGCTGGTGGTCCGGCTCACCGACCCGTTCGGGTTGTGTGAGCTCACCCGCGCCTTCCCCAGCACCGACCACCTCACCGTGATCCCGCAGGTCACCCCGCTCCCCTCGGTCCGCCTCCCCGGCGAGTACGCCGGCAGCGGCGACAGCCGGGCCCGCTCGGTGGCGGTGCACGGCGAGGACGACGCGGCCACCCGGGAGTACCGGATGGGCGACGACCTGCGCCGGGTGCACTGGAAGTCGACCGCCCGCACCGGCGAGCTGATGGTGCGCCGCGAGGAGCAGCCCTGGGAGAGCCGGGCCACGGTCGTGCTGGACACCCGCGCCTTCGGCCACCGGGGCGACGGCCCGACGGCGAGTTTCGAGTGGGCGGTCTCCGCCGCGGCCAGCATCGCGGTGCACCTGCGTCAGGCCGGCTACAAGCTGCGCCTGGTCACCGGCTCGGACGCCGACGTGGATGCGACCGAGGGGGCCGGCGAGGGGCTGCTTCTCGACCACCTCGCCGAGGTCCGGCTGGACAAGCGGGGCGAGATCGCCACGCTGGTGCACCGGGTCCGGCAGCGGGCCGACGGCGGGCTGATCATCGGCCTGTTCGGCTCGCTGAGCACGGCCGAGGCGGAGCTGCTCGGCGGGCTGCGGGGCAACGGCGCCACCTGCGTCGGCTTCGTGCTGGACAGCTCCACCTGGCTCAACCTCCCGCCGAAGGCCCGCGCCGAGGCGGAGCACGCGCACGGCGCCGCGGCGCTCGCCCTGCTGCAGAGCGGGTGGCGGGTGATCGGCGTGGACCACGGCGGCCGGCTACCGGTGCTGTGGCCGCAGGCGGCCCGCGGCTCACAGGGCTTCGCGCTGCGCGCGGCGCTCGCCGAGACGGTCGCCGGGGGCGTGCGATGA
- a CDS encoding DUF3040 domain-containing protein — translation MPLSEHEQRLFEQIERSLAEDPKFASAVRASDPRFHTRRRLLVAAGVVIAGLALLVYGVMTTPLLSVAGFVVMLAALGYAVQSHRRAQSPDLHVVGGTTSRRRPRGGRTGRRGSFLDRMEDRWRQRPEGHR, via the coding sequence GTGCCGCTCTCGGAGCACGAGCAGCGGCTGTTCGAGCAGATCGAGCGGTCGCTTGCCGAGGACCCCAAATTCGCCTCGGCCGTGCGCGCCAGCGACCCGCGTTTCCACACGCGGCGTCGCCTGCTCGTCGCTGCCGGTGTGGTCATCGCTGGCCTGGCCCTGTTGGTCTACGGCGTGATGACGACCCCGCTGCTGTCAGTGGCGGGCTTCGTCGTGATGTTGGCCGCGCTGGGCTACGCGGTGCAGTCGCACCGCCGGGCGCAGTCGCCCGACCTGCACGTGGTGGGCGGCACGACCAGTCGTCGTCGTCCCCGTGGTGGTCGTACCGGCCGGCGGGGCTCGTTCCTCGACCGGATGGAGGACCGTTGGCGGCAGCGCCCGGAGGGGCATCGCTGA
- the leuS gene encoding leucine--tRNA ligase, which produces MSEAAAPATDIPPFRYTATLAGDIEHRWQETWAREGTFHAPNPTGPLADPDHPRAGAEKLYVLDMFPYPSGAGLHVGHPLGYIGTDCFARYQRMAGRNVLHAMGFDAFGLPAEQYAVQTGTHPRTTTVANIERYKEQLRRLGLAHDERRTVATIDTDFYRWTQWIFLQIFNSWYDADAKKARPVAELIAEFEGGTRPTPDGRPWAELTVAERRAIVDDHRLAYVSQAPVNWCPGLGTVLANEEVTADGRSERGNFPVFKRNLKQWMMRITAYGDRLLDDLDTLDWPEPIKLQQRNWIGRSQGAHIDFPTTLEPIRAFTTRPDTVFGATYMVLAPEHELVDLLVPASWPAGTKDAWTGGHASPRAAVEAYRKAAAAKTDVERQADTREKTGVFVGAYATNPVTGGRIPIFIADYVLAGYGTGAIMAVPGQDERDWAFAEVFDLPIVRTVQPADGFDGKAYTGDGPAINSAAPDRGVDLNGLGVADAKATIIAWLEANGYGAGAVTYRLRDWLFSRQRYWGEPFPIVYDETGAAIALPESMLPVELPEVDDFSPKTFDPEDAGSNPETPLSRRRDWVEVELDLGDGPKRYTRETNVMPQWAGSCWYELRYLDPTNSERFADPANEAYWMGPRGAGDCGGTDLYVGGAEHAVLHLLYARFWHKVLFDLGHVSSFEPFRKLFNQGMIQAYAFRDSREAVVPAEEVVEVDGRFFHGEAEVRREYGKMGKSLKNVVTPDEMCAAYGADTFRVYEMSMGPLEVSRPWDTRAVVGSYRFLQRVWRAIVDEQTGDPRVTDVPADEATRRLLHQVVDGVRGDMEGIRFNTAIAKLIELTNALTRLSATPREVAEPLVLMLAPFAPHIAEELWRRLGHDSSLAYADFPTADPAMLVAETVTYPVQINGKVRGRIEVPADAPEDEVRGAALAAVAGPLAGKEPRKVIVVKGRMVSIVA; this is translated from the coding sequence ATGAGCGAGGCAGCCGCACCGGCGACCGACATCCCCCCGTTCCGGTACACCGCGACCCTGGCCGGCGACATCGAGCACCGGTGGCAGGAGACCTGGGCGCGGGAGGGCACCTTCCACGCGCCGAACCCGACCGGGCCGCTGGCCGACCCGGACCACCCGCGGGCGGGCGCGGAGAAGCTGTACGTGCTGGACATGTTCCCCTATCCCTCCGGCGCCGGCCTGCACGTCGGCCACCCGCTGGGCTACATCGGCACCGACTGCTTCGCCCGCTACCAGCGGATGGCCGGGCGGAACGTGCTGCACGCGATGGGCTTCGACGCGTTCGGCCTGCCCGCCGAGCAGTACGCGGTGCAGACCGGCACCCACCCGCGGACCACCACGGTGGCGAACATCGAGCGGTACAAGGAGCAGCTGCGCCGGCTGGGCCTGGCCCACGACGAGCGCCGCACGGTGGCGACCATCGACACCGACTTCTACCGCTGGACCCAGTGGATCTTCCTGCAGATCTTCAACTCCTGGTACGACGCGGACGCGAAGAAGGCCCGCCCGGTCGCCGAGCTGATCGCCGAGTTCGAGGGGGGCACCCGGCCGACCCCGGACGGTCGCCCCTGGGCCGAGCTGACCGTGGCCGAGCGGCGGGCGATCGTCGACGACCACCGGCTGGCGTACGTCTCCCAGGCGCCGGTGAACTGGTGCCCGGGGCTGGGCACCGTGCTGGCCAACGAGGAGGTCACCGCCGACGGCCGCTCCGAGCGGGGCAACTTCCCGGTCTTCAAGCGCAACCTGAAGCAGTGGATGATGCGGATCACCGCGTACGGCGATCGGCTGCTGGACGATCTGGACACCCTGGACTGGCCCGAGCCGATCAAGCTGCAGCAGCGCAACTGGATCGGCCGGTCGCAAGGGGCGCACATCGACTTTCCCACCACCCTGGAGCCGATTCGGGCTTTCACGACCCGGCCGGACACCGTCTTCGGCGCCACCTACATGGTGCTGGCCCCCGAGCACGAGCTGGTCGATCTGCTGGTGCCGGCGAGCTGGCCGGCGGGGACGAAGGACGCCTGGACCGGTGGGCACGCCAGCCCGCGGGCGGCCGTCGAGGCGTACCGGAAGGCCGCCGCGGCCAAGACGGACGTGGAGCGGCAGGCCGACACCCGGGAGAAGACCGGCGTCTTCGTCGGCGCGTACGCGACCAACCCGGTCACCGGCGGGCGCATCCCGATCTTCATCGCTGACTACGTGCTGGCCGGCTACGGCACCGGCGCGATCATGGCGGTGCCCGGGCAGGACGAGCGGGACTGGGCGTTCGCCGAGGTCTTCGACCTGCCGATCGTGCGTACCGTGCAGCCGGCCGACGGCTTCGACGGCAAGGCGTACACCGGGGACGGTCCGGCGATCAACAGCGCCGCGCCCGACCGCGGCGTGGACCTGAACGGCCTGGGGGTCGCCGACGCCAAGGCGACGATCATCGCCTGGCTGGAGGCGAACGGGTACGGCGCCGGCGCGGTGACCTACCGGCTGCGCGACTGGCTGTTCTCCCGGCAGCGCTACTGGGGCGAGCCGTTCCCGATCGTGTACGACGAGACCGGTGCCGCCATCGCGCTGCCCGAGTCGATGCTGCCGGTCGAGCTGCCCGAGGTGGACGACTTCTCGCCGAAGACGTTCGACCCGGAGGATGCCGGCAGCAACCCGGAGACCCCGCTGTCGCGGCGGCGCGACTGGGTGGAGGTGGAGCTGGACCTGGGCGACGGGCCGAAGCGCTACACCCGGGAGACCAACGTGATGCCGCAGTGGGCCGGCTCCTGCTGGTACGAGCTGCGCTACCTGGACCCGACGAACTCGGAGCGGTTCGCCGACCCGGCGAACGAGGCGTACTGGATGGGGCCGCGCGGGGCGGGTGACTGCGGGGGCACCGACCTGTACGTCGGCGGCGCCGAGCACGCCGTGCTGCACCTGCTGTACGCCCGGTTCTGGCACAAGGTGCTGTTCGACCTGGGGCACGTCTCGTCGTTCGAGCCGTTCCGCAAGCTGTTCAACCAGGGCATGATCCAGGCGTACGCGTTCCGGGACTCCCGCGAGGCCGTGGTGCCGGCGGAGGAGGTCGTCGAGGTCGACGGCCGCTTCTTCCACGGCGAGGCCGAGGTGCGTCGCGAGTACGGCAAGATGGGCAAGTCGCTGAAGAACGTGGTCACCCCGGACGAGATGTGCGCGGCGTACGGCGCGGACACCTTCCGGGTGTACGAGATGTCGATGGGCCCGCTGGAGGTGTCCCGCCCCTGGGACACCCGGGCGGTCGTCGGGTCGTACCGGTTCCTGCAGCGGGTCTGGCGGGCGATCGTCGACGAGCAGACCGGCGACCCGCGGGTCACCGACGTGCCGGCGGACGAGGCCACCCGGCGGCTGCTGCACCAGGTGGTCGACGGGGTCCGCGGCGACATGGAGGGGATCCGGTTCAATACCGCGATCGCCAAGCTGATCGAGCTGACCAACGCGCTGACCCGGCTGTCCGCCACGCCGCGGGAGGTGGCCGAGCCGCTGGTGCTGATGCTGGCGCCGTTCGCCCCGCACATCGCCGAGGAGCTGTGGCGGCGGCTGGGCCACGACAGCTCGCTGGCGTACGCGGACTTCCCGACCGCCGACCCGGCGATGCTGGTCGCCGAGACGGTGACCTACCCGGTGCAGATCAACGGCAAGGTCCGCGGCCGGATCGAGGTCCCCGCCGACGCGCCGGAGGACGAGGTGCGCGGGGCGGCGCTGGCGGCGGTCGCCGGTCCGCTGGCCGGCAAGGAGCCCCGCAAGGTCATCGTCGTGAAGGGCCGGATGGTCTCGATCGTCGCCTGA